Below is a window of bacterium DNA.
GGCGAGCGCCTCGGCGAGCTCTCCCTGGAGACGATGGACCGCGCCTGGCAGGCCGTGAAGAACGCCGAGGCCGCGGGCGAGGAGTCCTAGGCTACTCCTCTGGCGCCGGGACGGCCTCCGGCGACGCCTCGCCCGCCGTTTCTCCCGCGGGCGCGGGAGCCGGCGGCGTGGGTGGGGCCGGCGCGCTCGCGCGCTCGGGGCAGCCGTCGCCGTCTTCGACGCCGTCGTAGTCCTCGGGACGATCGGGGCAGAGGTCCTCGCCATCGACGATGCCATCGTTGTCGTTGTCCAGGTCGGGCCGTCCGTCCTCGTCGGCGAAGCCGTCGCGGTCCTCGGGCAGATTCGGCGCGAGGTCGAGCGCATCGGGTACGCCGTCGCCGTCGTTGTCGAGATCGGGACAGCCGTCGCCGTCCTGGAAGCCGTCGGGGTCCTCGGGGCGATCGGGGCAGGCGTCGTCGTCGCCGCGCAGGCCGTCGTGATCGGGATCGCCGGCCAGGAGCTGCCAGTCACGGCGCAGCACCAGGCTGCTGATGAGACCGGGGTAGTGCGGCTCGAAGACGGTGGCGAAGTCGTCCCGCGCGAGATCCAGATCGAAGCCGCCGCTGACGCTCAGGCGCCAGGGCGCCTGGGCGCGGAAGCCCAGGCCGAGGCGCCAGGGCTGCTCGCGCAGGCGGATCTCCGCCTCCGGGCGGTCGAGCAGGTCGACGCTCAGCTCGGCCGAGAGCCGCAGGCGCTCGCCGAGGAACTCGAGCCCGGCCCCGTAGAGGGTCTGTCGCAGCGAGGACTCCGGCTCACCGGCCGCGAGCGCGGGGTAGTAGGGCGGGTAGACGCCCTGCCAGCCGGGGTGTCCGGGCCAGGGCGGCAAACCCTGGCCCGCGCGGCCGCGATTGACGCGCAGCCCCGCGTTGAGGTGCAGCCGGGTGGGCACGAAGACGCCGCCGCGCAGGAGATCGACGCTGAGGATCCCGAGCAGCTCGTAGTCGCGGGCATCGGCGCTGAAGCGGCGCTGCAGATCCCCAACCGGCAGGCGCAGCGCCCCCTCGGCGGCGAGGCGCAGGCGATCGCCGGGCAGCGGCAGGCCGAGCTTGAGGCCGAGGTCGGCGTCGCCCAGGCCCGCGAGCCAGTCGGAATCGCCGATGGCGCCGAAGAGCTCGCCGTCGGCCTCGCCCGCGAAACGCAGCAGGCCGTGCAGGCGCTGGTCGAAGGACAGCTGGCCCGCCTCGCCGAGACCGAAGCTGAGGCCGAGGCGGCCCGTGCTCCAGTGGTAGCGGCTGGCCTGGCCGACGTCCTGGTAGTAGTAGCCACCGCCCAACGCGAGGCCCACCGCACCGAGGCCCGTCGTCTCGTCCGTGTGCAGGCGCAGGAGCCCGCGGGGCTCCGGCAGTCCGAAGGCCGCTCGCGCGGGGCGCGCGGGCAGGGCAAGCAGGAGACAGGCCAGCAGCGCCGCCGCCCGGCCGGCGCGCGCGGCCGCCGCGCGGGCCTCAGTCCGCCGAGTCACTGGCGGCCCGCGGCGCCTCCGTCGCCGCGTCCGGCGCCGGGGTCGTCTCGCCCTTCTTCCGCTCGTCGACATAGTTGAGGCGGAGCTGGGTGAGGATGTCCTGCAGCGCGCGCTCCTCGTCTCGGCTCAGGTTGCCCCGGGTCTTGCGGGAGAGGCTCTCGAGGAGATCGATCGTCTGGCGCGCGGCGCCGAGATCGCGCTCGGTCTGACCGCTCAAGGGACTCACCAGCTTGCCGAGCTGCTGCATCGCCGCCGCGTGCAGGCTGAAGACAAGGCCGAGGAAGTGCACATCGCGCTCGTCGCCCGCGGACATGGCCCTCTCCTCTAGAAGGCGTCGATGCTGTGGCGGCGGATGCTGATCAGCAGCAGGTCCGCCGTCTCGCGCGTGGAGAGGTTGCGCAGCGCGGGCGCGCTCTGCTCGGTGAAGTGCATGCTGTCGCCCGCGCTCATCTGGTAGACCTCGTCCCTGACACGGAACTCCAGGCGCCCCTGCTCGAGGACCAGGGTCGCCTCGCTCTCCGGGGCCGCATCGCTGTAGCGCAGCTCGGCGCTCGGCTCCAGATGGAGACGGTAGACCTGCAGTCGCCCGCCCGGGATGCCGCGCGTCAGGCGCTGGAAGTAGCCCTCCGCGGACTTGAAGGCCTCCTTGCGGCGCTCCTCGTACTTGATGTGGCTGACGTCCTCGAGGTTCTGCGTCTCGAGGAAGAAGGCCGTGTCCTTGCCCAGCGCCGCCGCGATGCGCGAGAGCGCGCCGATCGTCGGACTGGTCTTCCCCCGCTCGATCTCGGAGATGTGCGTGGCCGAGACGCGGCTCTTCGCCTCGATGTCCTTGAGCGTCATCCCCTTCGCCTTGCGGATGCGCTTGATGCGACCCCCGAGTTCCTGGATCTCCATTGCCACCCCTCCTAGATCTTGAAGCTGGGCACGGTGACGACGAGCGCCTCGCAGGCGGCGTCACCGATGTTCTCGATGCGATGCGGACTGGAGGCGTGGTAGTGCAGGCTGTCGCCTTCCTTGAGGATGTGCCGCCCCTCCTCCACGTAGACCTCGAGGATCCCCTTGCGCACGAGGATGAACTCCTCGCCCTCGTGGCGGTTCACCTCGCCGGTGGAGACGGCGCCCTTCTCCCAGGTCATCAGCATCACGGACATGCGCGAGTGCGGCACGCTGCCGGAGAGCGACTCGATCGCGACCGGCGGCTCCATGAAGCGGTAGCGGCGGCGACTGCCGGCGCTGAGCTGGCTCACCTGCGGCAGCTCCTCCGCCTCGACGAAGAAGGCGGCCTCGCTGCCCATGGCCTCCGCGATGCGAGTGAGGGCGCCGACGGTCGGACTCGACTTGCCGCGTTCGATCTCCGAGATGTGCGTGGCGGAGACCCCGCTCAGGGCTTCGATCTCCTTCAGCGTCAGCTTCTTCTCCAGGCGATAGCGCTTCAGGCGCTCGCCGATCTCCGCCTTGTCCAGGGCTTGCATGGCATCTCCTCCTCGGGGTCCGAACGCAGCAAGGTGGAGAAAAAATACGAGAAGCTGCCTCTATGGTCAAGATTCGTTCGCTATCCCCCATCGACCGGGGCCGGAATCCGGTAAAGACCGTCAGCCCTGGGAACCCTCTCCCCCCCAGCCGGCGGCCTCCTTCTGGTGCAGCAGCTCGCGCAGGACGTCCTCCAGGTAGACGGCCCCCCGGGCCTCGCCGAGGGAGTCGGCCACCACGGCCAGGGTGTGGCCGTCCGGCTGGAGGGAATCGAGCAGCTCCAGGGCGGGGATACCGCCGTCGACCTGCAAGAGGGGCTTGGCCAGGCCCCGCAGGTCCGGGTAGGGATCGCCGCCGAGCAGGCGGCGGGCGGGCAGGAGCCCGACGAGGCGGCTCGGGCGCCCCTCGTAGAGGAAGGCGGCCGGGCTGCGCCGCGCGACGAGCAGGCGGCGCAGCTCGTCGGCGCTGCCCTCCACGGAGAAGAGGCAGAGCGCGGGCAGGGGGCGCATCAGCCCAGCGGCGTCCAGGCTGCCCAGGGCGCCGATCCGCTCGATGGCCCGCTCCTGGTCCTCTCCCACCACGCCGGCGGCGCGGCCGGCCTCGACGTGCTGGCGCACGGTGTCCCAGGAGATCGGCTGGCCGTGCTCGCCGGCCGCGCCGAGGCCCGGCAGGCGGCGCAGGAGCCGAACGAGGAGCTCCAGCAGCCAGACCAGGGGCAGCAGCAGGCTGTAGATGGCGAGCAGCAGCGGCGCGGCCAGGCGCGAGATGCGGAAGGCGTAGTGGTGGCCGACGCCCTTGGGCAGCACCTCGCCGAAGACGAGCACGACGCCCGTCACCCAGACCGAGGCGAGCAGGTCGTTCCAGACCGGCGAGAGCGCGAGGCCGCGCGCGGCCAGTGCCCGCTCGGTGAGCAGGAGACCGGCCAGCGAGGCGAGCACGTTGCAGAGGTTGTTGCCGATCAGCAGGGTCGCCAGCGTGTGCTCCGGGCGCCGCGTGAGGCGCTCGGCCAGACCGGCCAGGCGAGCGCCGCGCGCACGGTCGGCTCGGTGGCGCAGGCGCCCGGCCGCGATCACGGCCGTCTCGCTGCCCGAGAAGGTCGCCGAGCCCAGGAGCGCGAGGGCGAAGAGAGCCAGCCAGAGCGTCATCGCGAGCGCTCCCGGGGCTGCTGGAGACGCAGGGTGGTCAGCGCGGGGCCGCGGGCGGAGAGCACGGTCCACTCCAGGCCGTCGATCGCGTAGACGCGGCCCGTCTCGGGCAGTTCGCCCAGGCGCTCCATCAGGTAGCCGCCGAGGGTCTCCGCGCTCGCCGGCGGCAGGCGCAGGCCGATCAGCTCCGGCAGGCGGGCGATCGGCAGGCGGCTGGAGGCGATCAGGGTGCGCGCGTCGAGCAGGCGGTAGTGCAGCTCGTCGCGGCTCTGCTGGCGCAGGCGACCGACGACGACGGCGAAGAGGTCATCAACGCTCACGAGGCCCGCCAGGGCCCCGTATTCGTCGACGACCACCGCCAGCGGCGCCTCCTTCCCCAGCAGCTCGACGAGCAAGGAGTCCGCCTTGCGGCTCTCCGGGCAGAACTCGACGGGCGTCGCCAGCTCGCCCACGGGTCGCTCGAGGTCGCCCTCGGTGAGCAGGGCGATCGCACTGACGCTGCCGATCACGTGGTCGCTGGCGTCGCGGTAGACCGGCGCGATGCTGTGGCCGGCCCGGCGCATCTGCGCTGCCGCCTCTCCGACCGGCGTCTGGGCCGCGAGCAGGAAGAGATCGACGCGCGGCGTCATCAGGGCGTCGACCCGCAGATCCCCGAGCTGGAAGACGCCCTCCACGAGCTGCCGCTCGCGCGCCCGAATGCTGCCGCTCTCCTCGCCGAGACTGAGCAGGGCGAGCATCTCCTCGCTGCGCAACTCGAGGCGGTCACCCGGCTGCAGGCGCTCGAGCAGGCCGACCAGGCCGCGGCTGGCGCGGCGCAGCAGCGCCGTGGGCCCGGACAGCAGGCGCTCCGCCGCGAGCAGTGGCCCCGAGACCCGCAGGCTGAGGCGCTGGGGCGCGCCGACGGCGAGGCTCTTGGGCAGGATCTCGCCGAAGACGACGAGCACGGCGGTGACGCCGACGAGGCTGACGAGGGTGGCGCTGGCGCCGTCGAGCCGGCGCAGGATGAGCCGCGAGGCGAGCGCCGCCAGCGTGATGTTCACGAGCGTGTTGCCGATGAGGATCGTGATCAACACCGTGCTCAGCTCGCGCAGGAGGCGCAGGACCCGCCGCGCCGCCGCGTCCTGGCGCTGCGCCAGCTCGTGGCGCTGCTGGGCGCCGAGCGCGAAGAGCGCGGTCTCGGCGCTCGAGAAGAAGGCCGAGCAGGCGAGCAGGGCCAGGCAGAGGAATGCCAGCAGGAGGTCGAGCATCAGGGTCTGGCGCCGCGGCGCAGGGGTGCGAGCAGATCGCGCAGGCGTCCCAGGCCGGGCTTGATCAGCACCGCCGCGACGCCAGGCCACTCGCGCCGGGCGGCGGCGCTGTCGCCGGTCAGCAGGACGGTGAGCAGTTCGGGCGCCTCCCGGCGCCAGGCCGCCAGTCGTTCGGCGCCGCTGGCGCCGGGCAGGTTGAGGTCGGCCACCGCCGCCGCGAAGCGCGTCGGGTTGGGCGCGGGTTCCTCGTCGCCGGCCCGGGGCTCGACGCGCAAGCCCTCCGCGCGCAGGAGCGCCGCCAGCGCGGCGCGCAGCTCGGGATCGTCCTCGACGAGGAGCACGGCGGGCGCCTCGCGCGGTAGGCGCTGGAGATCCAGGGTGAAACGGCCGTCGCTGCAGTCGGCGTCGAGATGGAGGCCCAGCGCCGCGACCGCCTCGAGGACCAGCCCCAGACCCTGGCCGCCTCCGCCCGGGCGCGGCGCCGGCGCCCGCCCCGCATTGAGGGCGGCGATCAGCGCGGGCGCGGGCAGGCGGCCGCCGCTTGCCAC
It encodes the following:
- a CDS encoding DUF1844 domain-containing protein — protein: MSAGDERDVHFLGLVFSLHAAAMQQLGKLVSPLSGQTERDLGAARQTIDLLESLSRKTRGNLSRDEERALQDILTQLRLNYVDERKKGETTPAPDAATEAPRAASDSAD
- a CDS encoding helix-turn-helix domain-containing protein; the protein is MEIQELGGRIKRIRKAKGMTLKDIEAKSRVSATHISEIERGKTSPTIGALSRIAAALGKDTAFFLETQNLEDVSHIKYEERRKEAFKSAEGYFQRLTRGIPGGRLQVYRLHLEPSAELRYSDAAPESEATLVLEQGRLEFRVRDEVYQMSAGDSMHFTEQSAPALRNLSTRETADLLLISIRRHSIDAF
- a CDS encoding CBS domain-containing protein, with product MRRAGHSIAPVYRDASDHVIGSVSAIALLTEGDLERPVGELATPVEFCPESRKADSLLVELLGKEAPLAVVVDEYGALAGLVSVDDLFAVVVGRLRQQSRDELHYRLLDARTLIASSRLPIARLPELIGLRLPPASAETLGGYLMERLGELPETGRVYAIDGLEWTVLSARGPALTTLRLQQPRERSR
- a CDS encoding cupin domain-containing protein, encoding MQALDKAEIGERLKRYRLEKKLTLKEIEALSGVSATHISEIERGKSSPTVGALTRIAEAMGSEAAFFVEAEELPQVSQLSAGSRRRYRFMEPPVAIESLSGSVPHSRMSVMLMTWEKGAVSTGEVNRHEGEEFILVRKGILEVYVEEGRHILKEGDSLHYHASSPHRIENIGDAACEALVVTVPSFKI
- a CDS encoding DUF21 domain-containing protein gives rise to the protein MTLWLALFALALLGSATFSGSETAVIAAGRLRHRADRARGARLAGLAERLTRRPEHTLATLLIGNNLCNVLASLAGLLLTERALAARGLALSPVWNDLLASVWVTGVVLVFGEVLPKGVGHHYAFRISRLAAPLLLAIYSLLLPLVWLLELLVRLLRRLPGLGAAGEHGQPISWDTVRQHVEAGRAAGVVGEDQERAIERIGALGSLDAAGLMRPLPALCLFSVEGSADELRRLLVARRSPAAFLYEGRPSRLVGLLPARRLLGGDPYPDLRGLAKPLLQVDGGIPALELLDSLQPDGHTLAVVADSLGEARGAVYLEDVLRELLHQKEAAGWGGEGSQG
- a CDS encoding response regulator; its protein translation is MQPSPQPNGLAVHDLRHLLALLAADLRLTRFGLSREDEPARRAALAALYARLAAGLAELGDGLAGGARPAARAGAGADLAPRVEALWDGYRQAGRLCPGAARLSLERPLLWPGLWTHWRSLLVNLLENACAAAPEGPVELLANGEGLRVASGGRLPAPALIAALNAGRAPAPRPGGGGQGLGLVLEAVAALGLHLDADCSDGRFTLDLQRLPREAPAVLLVEDDPELRAALAALLRAEGLRVEPRAGDEEPAPNPTRFAAAVADLNLPGASGAERLAAWRREAPELLTVLLTGDSAAARREWPGVAAVLIKPGLGRLRDLLAPLRRGARP